The DNA segment AACATCGTGGCGGCAGTGGCCATTGTTATTGTCGGGATGATCGTGGCGCGCCTGGTGTCGAATACGGTTAACCGCCTGATGGTGGCGCGTCATATCGATGCTACCGTGGCAGACTTTCTCTCCGCGCTGGTGCGCTATGGAATTATTGCCTTCACGCTGATTGCCGCACTGGGCCGGGTAGGGGTACAGACGGCGTCGGTGATTGCGGTGCTCGGTGCCGCCGGTTTAGCGGTCGGTCTGGCGTTGCAGGGATCGTTGTCTAACCTTGCCGCAGGCGTTCTGCTGGTCATGTTCCGTCCGTTCCGTGCCGGTGAGTATGCGGATCTGGGCGGCGTTGCCGGGACGGTGCTGAATGTGCAGATTTTCTCCACCACCATGCGAACCGTGGACGGTAAAATTGTCGTGATCCCGAACGGTAAAATCATTGCCGGCAATATCATCAACTTTTCCCGCGAGCCGGTACGCCGTAATGAATTTATTATCAGCGTCGCTTACGACTCTGATATCGATAAGGTGA comes from the Citrobacter amalonaticus genome and includes:
- a CDS encoding small-conductance mechanosensitive channel MscS encodes the protein MEDLNVVDSINGAGTWLVRNQELLLSYAVNIVAAVAIVIVGMIVARLVSNTVNRLMVARHIDATVADFLSALVRYGIIAFTLIAALGRVGVQTASVIAVLGAAGLAVGLALQGSLSNLAAGVLLVMFRPFRAGEYADLGGVAGTVLNVQIFSTTMRTVDGKIVVIPNGKIIAGNIINFSREPVRRNEFIISVAYDSDIDKVKQILTGIIESEDRILKDREMTVRLNELGASSINFVVRVWSNSGDLQNVYWDVLERIKREFDAAGISFPYPQMDVNFKRVKEGAAE